The Elgaria multicarinata webbii isolate HBS135686 ecotype San Diego chromosome 4, rElgMul1.1.pri, whole genome shotgun sequence genome contains a region encoding:
- the CPB2 gene encoding carboxypeptidase B2: protein MAAMKFFLLICIVSVVSQKKYVSALQSDQVLWALPRSDSQAEFLQNLTATFEIVLWQPDSPKNIMKNKEVHFYVNISDINEVKAALSQSSILYKVSLEDVQKMIETQIANDTVTPRSSASFYEQYHSLKVIYFWMEEMAAKHADIIQKIRIGVSYEKRPLYILKLSDGQRTPKNAIWIDCGIHAREWISPAFCLWFVGYAAHSLQTNRDAGMVRLLQQLDVYVMPVMNVDGYDYTWTTNRMWRKSRSLHDNNVCIGTDLNRNFDAGWCGKGASDDACEQTYCGPYPESEPEVKAVVNFLKKHKEHVKGYITMHSYSQMVLFPYSYTKNRSKDHDELQSVAFKVANTMKVKYQNRYQAGAGAQTIYLAPGGSDDWAYDLGIKYSFTFELQDTGRYGFLLPQNLIKPTCHEALAGIRTIASHVINNM from the exons ATGGCTGCTATGAAGTTTTTCCTTTTAATCTGTATAGTATCTGTTGTCAGTCAAAAGAAGTATGTCTCTGCTCTCCAAAG tgACCAGGTTTTATGGGCTCTTCCACGATCAGACAGTCAAGCTGAATTCCTTCAGAATTTGACTGCTACTTTTGAG ATTGTGCTTTGGCAACCTGATTCACCCAAGAACATAATGAAGAACAAAGAAGTACATTTCTACGTCAACATATCTGATATAAATGAAGTGAAAGCTGCACTTAGCCAATCTTCCATTTTATACAA AGTTTCGCTGGAAGATGTTCAGAAAATGATTGAGACGCAGATTGCCAATGACACAGTCACCCCCCGTAGCTCTGCATCATTTTATGAACAATATCATTCTCTAAAAGTA ATATACTTTTGGATGGAAGAAATGGCTGCGAAACATGCTGATATCATCCAAAAAATACGCATTGGGGTTTCCTATGAGAAACGACCACTTTATATTTTGAAG CTTTCAGATGGACAAAGAACACCCAAAAATGCCATTTGGATAGATTGTGGTATCCATGCCAGGGAATGGATTTCTCCTGCTTTTTGTCTCTGGTTCGTAGGATAT GCGGCTCACTCCCTACAGACAAACAGAGATGCAGGAATGGTAAGACTACTACAGCAGCTTGATGTCTATGTCATGCCGGTAATGAATGTGGATGGCTATGACTACACATGGACTACG AACCGGATGTGGAGAAAAAGCCGTTCCCTGCATGACAACAACGTGTGCATTGGTACAGACTTAAATAGAAATTTTGATGCAGGCTGGTGTG gcaAAGGTGCATCTGATGATGCGTGTGAACAGACATACTGTGGACCTTACCCGGAGTCTGAACCAGAAGTAAAAGCTGTCGTTAATTTTCTCAAAAAGCACAAGGAACATGTTAAGGGATATATAACAATGCACTCTTATTCCCAGATggttctgtttccatattcctaTACTAAAAATAGAAGTAAAGATCATGATGAACTG caaaGTGTGGCATTCAAAGTAGCTAATACTATGAAAGTTAAATACCAAAACCGCTATCAGGCAGGTGCTGGTGCGCAAACAATCT ATTTAGCTCCAGGAGGTTCAGATGATTGGGCTTATGACCTTGGGATAAAGTATTCTTTCACTTTTGAACTTCAAGACACAGGAAGATATGGATTCTTGCTTCCTCAGAATCTCATTAAACCCACTTGCCATGAAGCGCTCGCTGGAATCAGAACTATAGCTTCACATGTCATTAACAATATGTGA